One stretch of Desulfobulbaceae bacterium DNA includes these proteins:
- a CDS encoding IS1595 family transposase, with protein sequence MKMNRIQFQKGLSLNQFFATYGKEQQCESALESARWPQGFICPKCSSNNYGIYRRGQRVKVFQCKACRGQTTLTEGTIFHSSKLPLTTWFQAMFFQTQNKNNISILEFSRLIGVSYRTAWRTKHKLMEVMFEHEQTTKLSERIEIDDAYLGGELPGGKVGRGSENKVPFIAAVQTNLQGHPLYAVFTTVKSFCKEEVELWAKRSLRPSSLVVSDGLWCFQAVEAAGCFHQREVVGKDRKSTSMGCFRWVNTILGNLKNSITGTYHAFDFEKYAHRYLGEFQYRFNRRFDLAGMFTRLVFATARSAKVSEHKLRIAED encoded by the coding sequence ATGAAGATGAATCGAATTCAGTTTCAAAAAGGTTTAAGCTTGAATCAGTTTTTTGCTACGTATGGAAAAGAGCAGCAGTGTGAATCGGCCCTTGAATCTGCCCGTTGGCCCCAAGGGTTTATTTGCCCCAAATGCAGTAGTAACAATTACGGCATCTACCGTAGAGGTCAGAGGGTTAAGGTCTTCCAGTGCAAAGCCTGCCGAGGGCAGACAACGCTGACAGAAGGAACCATTTTCCATTCGTCAAAACTACCATTAACCACGTGGTTTCAGGCGATGTTTTTCCAGACCCAAAACAAGAATAATATCTCTATCTTGGAATTCAGTCGCCTCATTGGTGTCAGTTACCGAACAGCGTGGAGAACAAAACACAAACTCATGGAGGTCATGTTTGAGCACGAACAAACCACCAAACTGTCGGAGCGCATTGAGATCGATGATGCCTACCTTGGCGGCGAATTGCCCGGCGGTAAGGTAGGCCGAGGATCCGAGAACAAAGTTCCGTTCATCGCAGCAGTGCAAACCAACCTCCAAGGCCACCCACTCTACGCTGTCTTTACAACCGTGAAAAGTTTTTGTAAAGAAGAGGTCGAATTATGGGCAAAACGCTCTCTAAGGCCATCATCTCTGGTGGTCTCAGATGGACTTTGGTGTTTTCAGGCTGTGGAAGCAGCAGGTTGCTTCCATCAGCGGGAAGTCGTTGGCAAAGATCGTAAAAGTACAAGCATGGGCTGTTTCCGATGGGTTAATACAATCCTCGGCAACCTGAAAAATTCCATAACCGGAACGTACCATGCGTTTGACTTTGAAAAATATGCTCATCGCTATCTTGGCGAGTTTCAGTACCGCTTTAACCGACGGTTTGATCTCGCTGGTATGTTTACGCGCCTCGTGTTCGCCACGGCCAGATCCGCGAAGGTTTCTGAGCATAAATTACGCATTGCGGAAGATTAG